GTGAAAAAGAATTGAAGGCGCCTTCTGCCCCGGAGTTCTTTCCTGCCTCAACATGGCTGGAGGCATTAGCGCCGCTTTCCTGCATGATCATAAGAATGATTTTTTCAAATCTCTTTTGAATATTCGGCGAGAATTGTGCAAGATTCTGTTCTGCCTGTAATGCAGCGGGATTCTTTGACGCTATCATCCTCCTTGTGAAGATTTTCTACTGTCCAACAGTATTGTTACCGGGCCATCATTTATGAGTTCCACTTTCATCATAGCCTGAAATTCCCCACCGGACACATTATTGATTCTTTCCCGTCCTTTGGAGATGAAGTATTCGTAAAGCAGATTGGCTTTTACAGGATCTTCGGCAGATACGAACGATGGTCTTCTTCCCTTACGACAGTCCCCCAAGAGGGTAAATTGTGAAACCACAAGCATTGCATATGATTTATCCAGCAGCGAATGATTCATTTTACCCATTTCGTCATCAAATATCCTTAAGTTTATTACCTTATCCAGAAGATAATCAGCATCTTTGTTATCATCGCCGCGTTCAACACCGAGAAATACCAACGCCCCTTTTTCTATAGAAGAAATCTTCCTGTTACCAACAAATATGGCTGCACTACCCACTCTCTGCACGACAGCTCGCATATTAATGATACCGCCTTTCTATCCAAACCGAAGTGCTTAGCCAAAAAGCATAGCTGCCTATTGCATGCTCAACAGCCTCAATGACTGTAGGGGCACGTGGCAACGTGCCCCTACAGATCGCTTAACGATTGCGTTTTTTACCGTCCCCGCCAGCAGCAGAGACAGAGCTGCTCTTCCTTGAGGCCAATGGCTTCTATCATATCTTCAATGTGCAGGTATTTGAGAGACGTCACATTGAGGTCACAACGGATCCATTCAAGCATATTCCTGTATTTCTCGGAGCGGTGATCCAGATATTCCTCAATGTTCTCGATGTCTGCACCCTCAATGGCCCGGATGGCCCGACGGGAAGCCAGTTCCGCTTTCGACCTTGTCGAAGAGGCAAAAGTGCAGGGAAACATCAGGGGCGGACAGGCCGGACGGATGTGGATTTCCAGGGCGCCGTTGTCAATAAGCTTCTTGACAGTAAAATTCTTCAGTTGTGTCCCGCGCACGATGGAATCATCGCAGACAATCATCCGGCTGTCTTTGATGACGCCCCGGATGGCGTTTAGTTTCATGGTCGCCACAAGATCCCGGATATCCTGGGAGGGCGGGGTGTAACTCCGGCCATAACCCGGTGTATATTTTACGAGCGGCCGCCGGTAAGGAATGCCCGATTCGATGGCGTATCCGATGGCATGACCGACGCCGGAATCAGGAATCCCGGTGACAAAATCGGCCTGGACGTCATCGTTACGGGCCATGGCTCGGCCACAGCGCTCCCGGGCGTTTTCCACGGTAACGCCCTCATAGACCGATGAGGGATCGCCGGTGTAGATCCAAAGGAAGGCGCAGACGCGTTTCTCCGCGTTTTCTCCTTTGAGGTTTTTCAGTCCTGACAAGGATAGCAGCGTGATTTCACCCGGTCCCAAATGTTTTACCAGATGGTATCCGAGGTTTGGAAAGGCGCTGACCTCGGTTGCGACGGCAAATCCCGTCGCCCCGTCAATGCTTTTCTCGCCGATGGAAAGGGGGAAACGACCGTATTTATCCCGAGCGGCATAGACGCCTTCGGGGGTCATGATCAGCGCACAGATGGACCCTTCAATGGCATCCTGCATCTTGACGATGCCGTCAACAATGGAATCGCCCTGATTGATCAATTTGGCCACCATCTCGACGGTATTGATCCCTCCACCGGTCATTACGCTGAAGGACGCTCCCTTGTCCATCAGCTCTTTCGTGAGCCGTTCCTTGTTGGTGATCAAACCGGTTACGGCAATCGCGAAGGTGCCAAATTTGGAACGCACAATCAGGGGTTGGGGCGATTCATCGTCAATGGAGCCGATCCCCTGATAGCCGAACATTCTTTTGTAATCCTCAACGAAGCGGGATTTGAATTGCGCCTGGCTGATGCTGTGAATGGTATTGTAAAACCCGTGATCTCCAAAAATGGAGAGTCCGCCGTTTTCCGTACCCAGGTGTGAATGATAATCGGTCCCATAAAACAGCGTCTTCGGACAATCCTGCCGCGATACAACCCCAAATAAACCGCCCATTCTGGCCTCCCAAATTGTTTAGAAAAATGACAATTACTTCGTTTGATCAATAATACCTATTTGCATGGGGGTTATAAGCAGCAACGGACATGTATGTCAATGAGATATTGGTCACAAAATGTGGGCTCAAATTACACGTTGCCTGATTTCCCTTCTTCATGTTATATCTTAAACAAAACGAGGCGTTATTTTATAGATTTTCAGGAGCTCAATTGCCAACAACAATCGTCAGAAGGGATACGCGGCCTGTTATTCTGGGCGGCGTGCAGATAGGCGGCGCGGCACCGGTAGTCGTGCAGTCAATGACCTGTACCGATACCCGTGATATTAGAGCCACCCTGACTCAGATCAGCGCCTTGGCTGCGGCTGGTTGCGAGGTGGTCCGGGTGGCGGTTCCCGATATGGAAGCTGCCGCCGGCCTGGCGGAGATAAGAAAGAATAGCCTGATACCGCTCATTGCGGATATTCATTTTGATTATCGGCTGGCGCTGGAGGCTATCCTCCAGGGTGTTCCGGGGGTACGCATTAATCCGGGCAATGTCGGTAAAAGGGGAATCAAGGCCATTGTCAATTTGGCCAAAGAAAGAGGGACGGTAATTCGTATCGGCATTAATTCCGGTTCTCTCGAAAAGGATATATTGACCCGGCATGGCGGGCCCACGTCGGCCGCCCTGGTGGAGAGCGCTTTGCGGAACGTCGCCCTGATCGAGGATATGGATTACCGATTGCTCAAGCTGTCTCTGAAATCTTCCGACGTGGTGACGATGATTGAGGCCTATCGCGGCATCGCGGCAAAATGTTCCTATCCGCTGCATCTGGGCGTGACGGAGGCAGGCACCTTGGTCAACGCCGCCATTAAATCCTCCCTCGGCATTGGTTTGCTTCTCCATGAGGGCATCGGCGATACCATCCGGGTTTCCGTGACGGGTGATCCCGTCAGCGAGATGCGGGTAGCCTATGGTATCCTGCGCGCTCTGGGCATCAGGAAAGTAGGGCCGGAGATCATTGCCTGCCCCACCTGCGGCCGCTGTGAAATTGATGTCCTGAAACTGGCGGAAGAGGTAGAAAATCGTCTTGCCGGTTCGAAGACCTATGTCAAGATTGCCCTCATGGGTTGCGTGGTAAATGGACCGGGGGAAGCCGCGGAGGCCGACATCGGCATTGCCGGGGCGCGCGGTTTCGGCTTTCTTTTCAAGAAAGGCAAAAAGATAAAGAAGATCAGAGAAGAAGAGTTTGTGAAGGTATTGCTGGAAGAAATCAATAATATTTTATAACCCCGATGAACGGGATAAGTGCGTTAACGAAATTGTTTCCCGTCGGGAAGCAATTTCTAACTTACTAAGGAGGTTGCATGCGTTATTCGGAGATGTTTCTGCCCACGGTGCGGGAAATCCCTGCCGATGCGGAGACGATCAGCCATCAACTGATGATCCGGGCCGGAATGATCAGGAAATTGACGAGCGGTATTTATTCTTACCTGCCCCTTGGATATATTGTGGTGCGCAAGGTGGAGCAGATCGTTCGGGAAGAGATGAACCGGGCCGGCGCGCAGGAGGTTTGTCTGCCCGTGGTGCTGCCGGCGGAACTGTGGCAGGAATCGGGCCGGTGGGATCATTACGGGAAGGAACTGCTGCGCTTTAAAGACCGTCATGACCGGGACTACTGCCTCGGTCCGACGCACGAAGAGGTAATTACCGATCTTGTCCGTCATGAAATTAAGAGCTATCGTCAACTGCCCAGGAATCTTTACCAGATTCAGACCAAGTTCCGCGACGAAATCAGGCCGCGTTTCGGCGTCATGCGGTGTCGGGAATTTGTAATGAAGGACGGCTACAGTTTTGACGCCGATGAGGCAGGCACGGATATTACCTACCGCAGGATGTATGATGCCTACCAGCGCATCTTCGAGCGGTGCGGCCTCAAATTCCGCGCCGTTGAGGCCGATTCCGGCAATATCGGCGGGAGCTTTTCCCATGAGTTCATGGTCATCGCCGCTTCGGGCGAGGATGGCCTGGTATTTTGCAGCGCCTGCGACTATGCCGCCAATCTGGAAAAGGCGGAGGCTCTACGACCGGCGCAAGAGACCACGGACCCGGCAACATTTCTGCCGCGGGAAGAGGTGTTGACGCCCGATGTCAAGTCCATCGTCGAGGTTAGTAATTTTCTTAAGTTACCCCCCGAAAAACTTGTAAAAACAATGATCTTTAATGCCGACGGGGCGCCCATTGCCGTACTGGTCCGGGGTGACGAGGAGATCAATGAGATTAAGGTAAAAAATTACCTGGGTTGCACGACCCTGGAATTGGCCGATGATGCCCTGATTAACTTGGTAACGGGCGCTCCGCGAGGCTTTGCCGGGGCCGTCGGCATAAAGAGCGAGATCATCGCCGATTATTCCGTCCTGAACATGACCAATTTCGTGATGGGCGCCAACCGGGAAGATCACCATCTGCTCAACGTCAACACCGGTCGGGATTTCGCCGTCAAGGCCTTTGCCGATTTGCGGTTTGTGAAAGAATCGGACTGCTGTCCGCGCTGTCAAAAACCAATGCGGCTGGCCCGGGGCATTGAAGTCGGGCACGTCTTTAAACTGGGGACCAAGTACAGCAAGGCGATGAAGGCGGTTTATCTGGATGCGCAGGGCCAGGAACAAACGATGATCATGGGCTTCTACGGCATCGGTATCGGGCGCACGGTTGCCGCCTGTATCGAGCAGAATAACGACGAACAGGGCATCGTCTGGCCCCTGCCGCTGGCGCCTTACCAGGTGATTATTACGCCGGTTAACGTCAACAATGAGGCCCTGGCGACGGCGGCCGAAGGTATGTATAGCGAACTTGAGAGCCGGGGTATCGCAGTACTCTTGGACGACCGGGATGAGCGGGCCGGGGTGAAGTTCATGGATGCCGATCTCATCGGTTTGCCGCTCCGGGTGACTATAGGCCCCAAAAGACTGGCCGAAGGCCAGGTGGAAATAAGGGAAAGACGCAGCGGCGAGGTGCTGGTAATGACGATCGCGGCGGCGCAGGATTATATTGTGGACTATATCAAGCGTAAAAGCTGAATGTTATGCTGCGAATCACGGATATTCTGGATAAGGCGCAACTCTTTCTGCCGGCGGCCGAGCTGGAAATGATCGAGAAGGCCTACATCTTTTCCGCGTCTGTCCATCAGGGCCAGATGCGCCTGAGCGGTGAGCCTTATCTGACCCATCCCATGGAAGTGGCCGGCCTGCTGACGGACATGAGAATGGATAGCGCCGCTATTGTCACGGGCTTGCTGCATGACACTGTTGAGGATACCTGGGCCACTACAGCCGAGATCGAAGAGGCTTTCGGCAAGGATGTTGCTTTTCTCGTAGATGGCTTGACCAAACTCAGCAAGATCAGCTTTCGCAGTCAGGAAGAGCATCAGGCCGAAAATTTCCGCAAAATGATTCTTGCGATGTCGGAAGATATCAGAATCCTGATGGTCAAACTGGCCGACCGAATTCACAATATGCGCACCCTGGAATATCAGACACCGGAACGACAGCAGTTTATCGCCCAGGAAACGCTGGAGATTTATGCCCCCTTAGCCAACCGGCTCGGTATCAACTGGATGAAGACGGAGTTGGAAGATATGTCCTTCCGGTGGCTTAATTTTGAGGCGTACAATGACCTGGCTAAAAGGGTTGCCAAGACGCAGGAAAAAAGAGATCAATACACCAATGAAGTGAAGAGCCTCATCCACAAGGAACTGGAAAATTTCGGCATTAAGGGGGAGGTAGAGGGTCGGGCGAAGCATTTCTTCAGCATCTTTCAGAAAATGAAGGAACAGAACCTCAATTTTGATGAAGTATATGATCTGATCGCCTTCCGCATCATTCTGGATTCAGACACAGATCGGACGTGTTATGAGGTATTGAGTATCGTCCATGCCCTCTGGAAACCGGTTCCCTTTCGCTTCAAAGATTATATCGGCATGCCCAAGGCCAACAACTATCGTTCTCTGCATACGACGGTCATCGGCCCCTATGGCGAACGAATGGAAGTCCAGATCAGAACGCAGGAGATGCATAAATGGGCGGAAGAGGGCATCGCGGCCCATTGGCGTTACAAGGAAAAAGGGGCTTACCCGGCGGCTGATCAGGAGCAGATCAAGAAGCTGCGGGATCTGCTCGATTTCCAGCATGATCTGGCCAATCCGCGGGAGTTCATGTCGAACCTGAAAATGGCCCTTTTTCCTGATGAGGTGTACGTCTTTACACCGAAGGGAGATGTGAAGTCCTTTCCCAAGGGTGCCACTCCCATTGATTTTGCCTATAGCGTCCATACGGATGTGGGGAATCGCTGCATCGGGGCCAAGGTGAACAGGAATATCGTGCCTCTCAAATATGTCTTACGGAACGGGGATACGGTGGAGGTCGTAACCCAGGTCGGGCATAAACCCAGCAAAGACTGGTTGAAATTCGTCGTTACCTCCAAGGCCATCGCCAAGATCAGGGGCTTTGTGAAGGCCGAAGAAAGAGAAAAAAGCCTGGCTCTAGGTAAGGAACTGCTGGAAAAGGAGTTCCGGAAACAACATCTGAAGTTTAATCAGTTGCTAAAATCGGATGAAATGAAAAAAATCTTCACGGAACATACCCTCAATGAGCCGGAAGATCTTTATCTGATTGTTGGTTATGGGAAGTTATCGCCGAAATATGTGGCCAACCGGTTCATAATCGAAGAGCCAGTAGATAAAGAGAAAACAGGTGCGGAAGTCAAGAAAAAGAAAACCGCGCCCCCCACCATACCGGGGATCTCACTGACCGGCATTGAAGATGTCATGGTCCGGTTTGCCAAATGCTGCGATCCCATCCCGGGAGATGAGATCTACGGCTATATATCCCGGGGCCGGGGGGTGACCGTCCATACCGCACAATGCCCCGTTATCAGGAGCATGGACACTGACCGGCTGGTGGATGTCGCGTGGAACATCAAGGGGGATCTGAAGGGGAAACATACTTACCCCGTTCAGATGAGGGTCGTTTCCATTGATTATAAGGGAGTTCTGGCGGAAATCAGCGCGGTTATCGCGGCCCTGGACGTCAATATCAGCCATGCCGAGGTGGACACAACCTCCAGCAACCAGGCTGTATGTAATTTCACCTTGGATGTCAATGACTTGAAGCATTTTGACAAGGTGGTGGCAGAGATAAAAAAATTGAGCAAGGTGCTCTCCGTGGAAAGGCTGAGGAAGTGAAAACTGATGGTCTCGTAAAAAGTTGTAAATAATACTTCCGTTCATGGTTCGACAAGCTCACCATGAACGGAGTTGCTGTAAATACCGTAGCTTATATAGCATACTGCCGCTCATCCTGAGCCTGTCGAAGGATAAAAGAGACTTTTTACGAGGTCGTAAAAACCTGCTTTCGTAATTTTAGCTGGTAAAACGAGCCCGAAGGGATATTGTATTGACAGGCCATGAATATTTGCTGTATGAGACGCGGACTCTAACTTTGCTATTCATAGTTAAAAGGGAGATGGAATGATCATGTCTGTGAAGTGCGGAAATATAATCTTTCTTCTGCTGATGGGGCTTATGTTTTCCTGGCCGCTTTTCGGGGCGGAACGCCTCCCGGTGAAGGACGTTGTCGTCATTGACCCTGCTCACGGAGGCGACGATAAGGGTGTTAAATTGACCGATGATCAGAATGAAAAAGACATCACCCTGAAGATTGCACAGGCGTTGCAGAAAGAACTGCAGGCGAGTGGGAACATCACGGTGCAACTGACCAGGACGGCTGATCGGGATGTGCCGGTGGCCGAGCGGATCAAGATGGTGCAATCCGCCGGAGCCAGGATGCTGATCAGCCTCCATATAAACGCCGGATTTGGCAAAAAAGCAGCCGGTTATGAGGTTTATTTCCCCGGTTTTAATACTGCTCCGGTCGGCAAGAATGGCGGCAAGAATGGCGCCGCAGGAATTATCAAGGATATGGCGGGCAACAAACATCTTAACGGGAGCGTTGCTCTGGCGCAGAATATCATGCGCAATCTGCAGGATCTGTTTCCCCGGAAAGAACGGGGTCTGAGGGATGCCCCGGTTCCGGTTCTGGAAGGATTAGCCCTGCCGGCAGTGGCGGTGGAAATCGGCTTTGCCACCAACCTGGAAGACAAGAAGATAATTACCGATGAAAAAGGGCAGAAGGCTGTGACGCTGGCCTTAAGCAAAAGTATCAGAGAGTTTCTCCGTCATTAGTAAGTTAGAAATAATTTCCTGCGTTTTTCCGGCAGGAAATTATTTCGTAAACTTATTAGAGAGTTAGAATTTGCTTGGCTGTGACAAGCAAATTCGTTAACAAACTTATCCCGCTCAGCGGGACTTATCCCGTTTATCGGGGCCGGAATTAATAAGTAATGAGGTGTAATTCCTTGCGTCTAAATGGCAGAAAATGTGATGAGCTTCGCGATCTGACCATCACCAATCACTATCTCAAATTCCCCCGGGGTTCCGTGCTCATGGGAATGGGGGATACGAGGGTAATCTGTACGGCAACCATGGAGGACAGGGTGCCCGCCTTTCTAAAAAATTCCGGGCAGGGCTGGTTGACGGCCGAGTACTCCATGCTGCCGGCTGCCACCCAGAATCGCAATCCCCGTGAAGCCGCCCTGGGCCGGGTAGGGGGGAGAACGCACGAGATTCAGCGACTTATAGGTCGTTCCCTGCGGGCTATCACCGACCTGAAGGCGTTTGGGGAAAGAACGATCTATATTGACTGTGACGTCATCCAGGCGGACGGAGGCACGCGCACGGCCTCTATAACCGGCGCCTTTGTGGCGCTCGTGGATCTTTTTCGTGATTTGCAGGAACGGGGCCTGGTGAATCATCCCCCGGTGAAAGACTATCTCTCCGCTGTCAGCGTGGGGATTGTGGCCGGGGAAGCGCTGCTCGATCTCGATTATGAGGAGGACTCCCACGCGGAGGTGGACATGAACTTTGTCGCGACGTCAGGCGGCCTTTTTATCGAGGTGCAGGGCACGGCCGAGGGAATCCCCTTTCGCCGCGATCAACTGTTGGCTATGACTGATCTGGCCTTGAAAGGGATTTGTACCCTGACTTCGATGCAGAAAAATGTTCTGGGGGAACTAAACTGACGCGCGTCGTATTGGCCACCAGGAATAGCGGCAAGGTAAGGGAGATAAGGGAAATGCTGGCGGGCCTCGATGTGGAAGTTCTTTCCCTGCTCGATTTTCCCGATGTTCCGGAGATCAGGGAAGACGGCCAATCCTATCTGGAAAATGCCCTGCAAAAGGCCAGGACGGTGGCGGAGTTTACCGGGGAAATAGCGTTGGCGGATGATTCAGGGTTGGAGGTTGATGCTCTGGACGGCACTCCGGGTATCTACTCGGCGCGTTTCGCCGGCCCGGATGCAAATGATGCGCAAAATATCCAGAAGCTTCTGGAAGCGCTCAAGAGCGTGCCGCCCGAAAAGAGAGGCGCCTCCTTTCATTGTGTGCTGGTCTTTTCTCGCCCTGATGGAGACCATGAGGCTTTTACCGGCAATTGGCAAGGACGTATCCACAATTTCCCCCTGGGAGAGGGCGGCTTCGGATATGACCCCGTTTTTTTCCTGCCCGACCAGGGCGTGACGGTAGCACAATTGCCGCCAGGGGAGAAAAACAGGCTCAGCCACAGGGCGCAGGCTTTTGCCAAGCTCAAGGAATGGTTGCAAACGGAAAAATTATGAGGACGGGGCGTAGCGCAGCCCGGTAGCGCGCCTGCTTTGGGAGCAGGATGTCGAGTGTTCAAATCACTCCGCCCCGACCATATATTTCCTCAACCTTCGCACACGTTAGTCTATCTATGAGGAGTAACTATGAGATCACGAATATTTTTGTCAGCGCTTTTGATTATTCTGGCTATGGTAACGTTAGCTTTTGGGGAGGACGAGTTAAAGAATAAGGAAGACAAGCTGAGCTATGCACTGGGCCTGAACATTGGGAATAGCTTTAAGCAGCAGTCCATTGAGATTAAACCAGACATTTTCCTCAAGGGGATAAAGGATGCATTCGCCGGTGGTAAACAGTTACTGAGCGATGATGAGATCCGCGAAACTATGGTTGTGCTCAATAAGGAATTGGCTGAGAAAAAGGCTGAAGCTATGAAGAAATTGGCTGAAAAAAACAAAGAGGACGCCGTAACGTTCTTCGCGGAGAATAAGAAAAAGGAAGGGGTAAAAACGCTTGCCAGCGGTTTACAGTACAAGATTATAACTGAGGGGAAGGGCAAGAGCCCCAAGGCGACAGATACTGTAACCGTTCATTATCGGGGCACGCTTATTGATGGGAAGGAGTTTGACAGCTCTTACCGACGCGGTGAACCGGCAACTTTCCCGGTAAATGGTGTCATATCTGGCTGGACGGAAGCCCTTCAGTTAATGAAAGTGGGCTCAAAATGGCAACTTTTTTTACCGTCAGATCTTGCCTATGGAGAAAAAGGGGCCGGTAATCTTATCGGACCCAATGCTGCGCTTATCTTTGAGGTAGAGTTGATCTCGGTAAAATAAGGCGAACAATCCCAAGGTTAAGCACTGCTTACGTAGCCCTTTTAATGATTTCCCTCATTATTAATTAAATGGTATAATGAAGCAGTTATTACGGTTGTGCAGGTTGAAATACTGCCGCCCCGACCAATTTCATCATGAGGAGGAATTATGCAGGAAGCAATACCTCAAGCAATACCTCAAATGGTACCCATTATGAAGGAAGCAATACCTCAAATGGTATTCATAGTGATACTTTTAATTAATTTAACCACCTCGCTATTAGACTCTAATCGTAATTTTAAGGCAAGTCTCATCTCTACAAGTATTTTAGTGGCGATCACCTATTGGGGGGGCTTCTTTCAACCACTATTTATTCTCATAAATTCCCTAAATGGTAGAATGTAACAGGCAATTTGAAGATTGCTCATTATTCACTTTAATCTGAAAATCCCCCCATCCCCCCTTTACCAAAGGGGGGTTAAAGGGGGATTTTCATGTTTCGTTGTGTTCGCCTCGGGTATGGGGGTTAATCGGCAGAAAAGTTCGACTTATCGGCGCCGCAGACCGGGCATACCCAGTCTTCCGGCAGGTCCTCAAATTTTATCCCCGGTTTAATGCCCGCATCGGGATCTCCCGCCTCGGGGTCGTAAACATATCCGCATACGTCACATGTATATTTGGTCATGCTAACCTCCTTCGATTTTGTTTTTGGTTCCTCCGCCTGGTAGGTCGGCGCTGTTTTCGGCGCCTTGCCACCCTTGACGGCATGATAATAGGCGTAGGTCATCGGTTCGGCATCGTTTAGCACGTCGCAGTCCTTCACCTCGCCGAGAAAAATCCGGTGCGTGCCGCAATCGAATTCTGCGATCACTTCCGCTTCCAGCATGGCCACGCAGTGTTCCGTGACGATGGGAACGCCGGTTATTCCGGCCCGGTATTGCACCCCCTCAAACTTGCTGATATCGCGGCCGCTCTTAAAACCAAAACGGCCGATAAAATCCATCGGTGCCGCCGTGGACAGGATGGAGACGGAAAATTTCTTGCTCTCCCGGATGAAATCATGGGTCAGGTTAAGCTTGTTGATGCTAACCCCGATCGTCGCCGGTTCCGAGGTAACCTGGAAAGCGGTGTTGGCAATCTGGCCATTCAGTTTGTTCCCGCTGCAGGAACTGACCACATAAAGACCGTAACTAAGTTTGTAAAATGCCGATTTATTCATGGCGTCTGCCTCCCCCTTTTGGGATTACTTGTGGGGCATTATTGTAGTAAAATCGCTCGCTGTCAATCTTTTTGTCTCGGGCGGGTTTGAAACCCGCCCCTACAGTTTTCAGGGCGATGCCGAATCAGGAGGCGCCTCTACGGCCTTTCCCCGAATATTCCGCGTCCTATCCTCACCAGCGTTGCCCCTTCCTCGATAGCTACCAGATAGTCATCCGTCATCCCCATGGAAAGTTCCTGCATCTGCACATTCGGGAGTCCCGCCGCCTTGATGGTTTCCTGGAGTTCCCGGAGGCATTTGAAATAAGGCCGCGCCTTTTCCGGGTCGTCAAACCAGGGCGGGATGGTCATTAGCCCTTGGAGGGAGAGGTTTTCCATCTGGGCCACGCTCTTGGCGAGCTCCAGGGCTCTCAAAGGTGAAACGCCCCCCTTCGTTGTTTCCTCGCCCGTGTTGACCTCGATCAGTACCTTCATGATTCTGTTTACGGCCTTGGCCCGCTTGTTAATTTCGTGTGCCAGCTCTACGCGGTCCAGGGACTCAATCATATCGAAAAGTCGGACCGCCAACGCCGCCTTGCGGGTCTGTAGATGGCCGATCATGTGCCATTCCAAGAGGTCTCCTGCCTGCTCCAGCAGCGGCTTTTTGCGTGCTGCCTCCTGAACATAGTTTTCCCCGAGGATCATTATTCCCGCCGCGAGGGCTTCCCCGATCCGCGCATCGGCGACCGTTTTTGTGACCGCCATCAGTTTAATATCCCGGGCATCCCGACCGGCCCTGGCCGCTGCGGTCAACATATTATTTGCTATATCATTGATATTAGACAGGATATCAGCAGTCATGGTTGCCTCCCGGAAATTTAATGGCGCCCGCCAGTTTCAGCAAATTTACCGCCTCGCACAGAGGCAGGCCAATGACATTGGTATAAGAGCCGTGTATTTCCTTGACAAAGAAAGCTCCCCGTCCCTGCAGGGCATAGCCCCCCGCTTTGTCATAGGGTTCATCGGTACCAACATACCAGTCCATTTCTTCCCGGGAAAGATCCTTGAAGATCACCTCTGAGGCCACCACGTCGCTCAAATTGATCTCCGTCGCCCGGCGTGTCACGGCAATGCCCGTATATACCCGATGCTGACGTCCGCTCAGCTTGTCGAGCATTGCTCTGGCCTCGCTCTCAGTGGCCGGCTTTCCTAAAATATCGCCATTAATAACCACGATCGTATCGGCGCCGATGATCCATGCCTCCGGATAACGGCAGGCGACCTCCCCGGCCTTGGCCACGGCCAGGCGGCGCACGTGCCCGGCGGGTGTTTCTCCCTCCAGCGCAATTTCATCAATACCGCTCGGCAGGACCTCAAATTCCAGCCCCAACTGTTTCAGCAGTTCCCTGCGGCGGGGGGAGGCGGAGGCCAGAATGAATCTATCCAATACTTTTATCCCCATAATTACTTTTCTTTCTTGCCCCCGACTAAAATAAATAAACGTAGGCCGTCTGGAAAACAACATAAAGCAGCACGAGGCCGGTCAGGACAAGGCATCCCTTGGCCAGAGCCTTATGCAGGATTGTCTCCCGCCGTTCTTCCACATAACCCAGCCACCACGCAAACAGGATGCCGGAGGCAAGACCTCCCCCATGCGCCCAGTTGTTGATGCCCGAAAATAACAGGCCATAGATGACCAACCCG
Above is a window of Deltaproteobacteria bacterium DNA encoding:
- the rph gene encoding ribonuclease PH; amino-acid sequence: MRLNGRKCDELRDLTITNHYLKFPRGSVLMGMGDTRVICTATMEDRVPAFLKNSGQGWLTAEYSMLPAATQNRNPREAALGRVGGRTHEIQRLIGRSLRAITDLKAFGERTIYIDCDVIQADGGTRTASITGAFVALVDLFRDLQERGLVNHPPVKDYLSAVSVGIVAGEALLDLDYEEDSHAEVDMNFVATSGGLFIEVQGTAEGIPFRRDQLLAMTDLALKGICTLTSMQKNVLGELN
- a CDS encoding N-acetylmuramoyl-L-alanine amidase produces the protein MIMSVKCGNIIFLLLMGLMFSWPLFGAERLPVKDVVVIDPAHGGDDKGVKLTDDQNEKDITLKIAQALQKELQASGNITVQLTRTADRDVPVAERIKMVQSAGARMLISLHINAGFGKKAAGYEVYFPGFNTAPVGKNGGKNGAAGIIKDMAGNKHLNGSVALAQNIMRNLQDLFPRKERGLRDAPVPVLEGLALPAVAVEIGFATNLEDKKIITDEKGQKAVTLALSKSIREFLRH
- a CDS encoding bifunctional (p)ppGpp synthetase/guanosine-3',5'-bis(diphosphate) 3'-pyrophosphohydrolase, coding for MLRITDILDKAQLFLPAAELEMIEKAYIFSASVHQGQMRLSGEPYLTHPMEVAGLLTDMRMDSAAIVTGLLHDTVEDTWATTAEIEEAFGKDVAFLVDGLTKLSKISFRSQEEHQAENFRKMILAMSEDIRILMVKLADRIHNMRTLEYQTPERQQFIAQETLEIYAPLANRLGINWMKTELEDMSFRWLNFEAYNDLAKRVAKTQEKRDQYTNEVKSLIHKELENFGIKGEVEGRAKHFFSIFQKMKEQNLNFDEVYDLIAFRIILDSDTDRTCYEVLSIVHALWKPVPFRFKDYIGMPKANNYRSLHTTVIGPYGERMEVQIRTQEMHKWAEEGIAAHWRYKEKGAYPAADQEQIKKLRDLLDFQHDLANPREFMSNLKMALFPDEVYVFTPKGDVKSFPKGATPIDFAYSVHTDVGNRCIGAKVNRNIVPLKYVLRNGDTVEVVTQVGHKPSKDWLKFVVTSKAIAKIRGFVKAEEREKSLALGKELLEKEFRKQHLKFNQLLKSDEMKKIFTEHTLNEPEDLYLIVGYGKLSPKYVANRFIIEEPVDKEKTGAEVKKKKTAPPTIPGISLTGIEDVMVRFAKCCDPIPGDEIYGYISRGRGVTVHTAQCPVIRSMDTDRLVDVAWNIKGDLKGKHTYPVQMRVVSIDYKGVLAEISAVIAALDVNISHAEVDTTSSNQAVCNFTLDVNDLKHFDKVVAEIKKLSKVLSVERLRK
- a CDS encoding FKBP-type peptidyl-prolyl cis-trans isomerase, which codes for MSALLIILAMVTLAFGEDELKNKEDKLSYALGLNIGNSFKQQSIEIKPDIFLKGIKDAFAGGKQLLSDDEIRETMVVLNKELAEKKAEAMKKLAEKNKEDAVTFFAENKKKEGVKTLASGLQYKIITEGKGKSPKATDTVTVHYRGTLIDGKEFDSSYRRGEPATFPVNGVISGWTEALQLMKVGSKWQLFLPSDLAYGEKGAGNLIGPNAALIFEVELISVK
- a CDS encoding XTP/dITP diphosphatase, whose translation is MTRVVLATRNSGKVREIREMLAGLDVEVLSLLDFPDVPEIREDGQSYLENALQKARTVAEFTGEIALADDSGLEVDALDGTPGIYSARFAGPDANDAQNIQKLLEALKSVPPEKRGASFHCVLVFSRPDGDHEAFTGNWQGRIHNFPLGEGGFGYDPVFFLPDQGVTVAQLPPGEKNRLSHRAQAFAKLKEWLQTEKL
- a CDS encoding YggS family pyridoxal phosphate-dependent enzyme, with amino-acid sequence MTADILSNINDIANNMLTAAARAGRDARDIKLMAVTKTVADARIGEALAAGIMILGENYVQEAARKKPLLEQAGDLLEWHMIGHLQTRKAALAVRLFDMIESLDRVELAHEINKRAKAVNRIMKVLIEVNTGEETTKGGVSPLRALELAKSVAQMENLSLQGLMTIPPWFDDPEKARPYFKCLRELQETIKAAGLPNVQMQELSMGMTDDYLVAIEEGATLVRIGRGIFGERP
- a CDS encoding flavin reductase, producing the protein MNKSAFYKLSYGLYVVSSCSGNKLNGQIANTAFQVTSEPATIGVSINKLNLTHDFIRESKKFSVSILSTAAPMDFIGRFGFKSGRDISKFEGVQYRAGITGVPIVTEHCVAMLEAEVIAEFDCGTHRIFLGEVKDCDVLNDAEPMTYAYYHAVKGGKAPKTAPTYQAEEPKTKSKEVSMTKYTCDVCGYVYDPEAGDPDAGIKPGIKFEDLPEDWVCPVCGADKSNFSAD